The Mercurialis annua linkage group LG2, ddMerAnnu1.2, whole genome shotgun sequence genome contains a region encoding:
- the LOC126670674 gene encoding metal tolerance protein 4-like, whose product MEVLNSDTSPLLANDMHRSGRLSQGNSVRALRSEFMSRLPDKVRHGVDVESSTSHLDLSTTKGLTKDVKEYYQRQFETLKSFEEVDSLVTDGTIDAEDDEEEQQAEKAMKISNYANVLLLAFKIYATVKSGSIAIAASTLDSLLDLMAGGILWFTHLSMKNINIYKYPIGKLRVQPVGIIIFAAVMATLGFQILMQAVEELVKNEPPSKMSSNQLLWLYIIMITATLVKLALWIYCRSSGNDIVRAYAKDHYFDVITNVVGLVAAVLGDEFYWWIDPVGAIFLAIYTITNWSSTVMENAVSLVGQSAPPEVLQKLTYLVIRHPQVKRVDTVRAYTFGVLYFVEVDIELPEDLALKEAHAIGESLQDKIEKLAEVERAFVHLDFECEHKPEHSVLSRLPNNT is encoded by the exons ATGGAAGTTCTGAATTCAGACACGTCACCGCTTTTGGCAAATGACATGCACCGAAGCGGCAGACTGAGTCAAGGTAACTCGGTGCGTGCACTGAGGAGTGAGTTCATGTCGAGATTGCCTGATAAAGTTCGGCATGGAGTGGATGTTGAATCTTCTACTTCTCATTTGGATCTCTCTACAACCAAAGGTCTAACCaaag ATGTGAAGGAATACTATCAAAGACAATTCGAGACACTCAAATCGTTTGAGGAAGTTGATTCTCTCGTCACAGATGGTACAATCGATGCGGAAGACGACGAAGAAGAGCAGCAAGCTGAAAAGGCCATGAAAATTTCTAACTATGCTAATGTTTTACTTTTAGCATTTAAG ATCTATGCTACGGTTAAAAGTGGATCAATAGCGATTGCTGCGTCAACTTTAGATTCATTACTCGATCTAATGGCGGGTGGAATACTTTGGTTCACTCATCTCTCTATgaaaaatattaacatttataAGTATCCTATTGGGAAATTGAGGGTGCAGCCTGTGGGCATAATCATCTTTGCTGCTGTCATGGCTACACTTG GCTTTCAGATATTGATGCAGGCAGTTGAAGAATTAGTAAAAAACGAGCCGCCTTCAAAGATGTCTTCGAACCAATTGTTGTGGTTGTATATAATCATGATTACTGCCACTCTAGTCAAGTTGGCACTCTGGATTTATTGTAGAAGTTCAGGAAACGATATTGTTCGAGCTTATGCCAAG GATCACTATTTCGATGTGATAACAAATGTGGTGGGATTAGTTGCAGCGGTTTTAGGTGATGAGTTCTACTGGTGGATAGATCCAGTTGGTGCTATCTTCCTTGCAATCTATACAATTACAAATTGGTCTTCAACTGTTATGGAAAATGCAG TTTCACTTGTGGGACAATCAGCTCCTCCCGAAGTATTGCAAAAACTGACTTATCTCGTAATAAGGCATCCTCAAGTTAAGCGTGTCGACACAGTTCGTGCTTACACCTTCGGTGTTCTTTATTTCGTGGAG GTTGACATTGAACTGCCAGAAGATTTGGCATTGAAGGAAGCACATGCAATTGGAGAGAGTTTGCAGGACAAGATTGAGAAACTGGCAGAAGTAGAGAGAGCCTTTGTCCATCTTGATTTTGAGTGTGAACACAAGCCAGAGCATTCTGTTCTTAGTAGGCTACCTAACAACACTTAG